In Streptomyces qaidamensis, one DNA window encodes the following:
- a CDS encoding MFS transporter — protein sequence MPLALLALAVGAFGIGTTEFVMMGLLPDVADDLNISIPSAGHLVSAYALGVVIGAPLLAAVTARMSRRTVLIGLMGLFVVGNALSALAPDNGWLLAARFLSGLPHGAFFGVGAVVATNMVAPERKARSVSLMFLGLTVANVAGVPVATLMGQHLGWRATFLGVSAIGLAAIAALAFLIPHDHEHTTAQGLRGELAALRSLPVWLSLGTTVAGFGALFAAYSYITPMLTDAAGYADASVTLLLALFGVGATAGNLLGGRLADHSLRGTLFGGLTALVAVLALFPLLMRTELTAAVAVTLLGMAAFATGSPLQLMVMEKASSAPSLASSANQAAFNLANAGGAWIGGLALAAGFGVTSPALAGVALAVLGLAVASLAYAVDRRRAPVAGRERIVASHVPQGAEAVHH from the coding sequence ATGCCCCTGGCCCTGCTCGCCCTTGCCGTGGGCGCCTTCGGCATCGGTACGACCGAGTTCGTGATGATGGGGCTGCTGCCCGACGTCGCGGACGACCTGAACATCTCGATACCCAGCGCCGGCCATCTGGTGTCGGCGTACGCGCTGGGCGTCGTCATCGGCGCCCCGCTGCTGGCCGCGGTCACCGCCAGGATGTCCCGGCGCACGGTCCTGATCGGCCTGATGGGGCTGTTCGTCGTGGGCAACGCCCTGTCGGCCCTCGCACCCGACAACGGCTGGCTGCTGGCCGCCCGCTTCCTGAGCGGTCTGCCGCACGGCGCCTTCTTCGGCGTGGGCGCCGTCGTCGCGACGAACATGGTCGCACCCGAACGCAAGGCGCGCTCGGTCTCGCTGATGTTCCTCGGCCTGACGGTCGCGAACGTCGCGGGCGTGCCGGTCGCGACCCTGATGGGCCAGCACCTCGGCTGGAGGGCGACCTTCCTCGGCGTCAGCGCCATCGGCCTGGCGGCGATCGCCGCGCTCGCGTTCCTCATCCCGCACGACCACGAACACACCACCGCCCAGGGCCTGCGCGGTGAACTCGCCGCCCTGCGCTCCCTGCCGGTCTGGCTGTCGCTCGGCACGACCGTCGCGGGATTCGGTGCGCTCTTCGCCGCCTACAGCTACATCACGCCGATGCTCACCGACGCCGCCGGCTACGCCGACGCCAGCGTCACCCTGCTGCTGGCGCTGTTCGGCGTCGGCGCGACCGCGGGCAACCTGCTGGGCGGCCGCCTGGCCGACCACTCCCTGCGCGGCACGCTGTTCGGCGGCCTCACCGCCCTGGTGGCGGTCCTGGCGCTCTTCCCGCTGCTGATGCGCACGGAGCTCACGGCCGCCGTGGCCGTGACCCTGCTCGGCATGGCGGCCTTCGCCACCGGCTCCCCGCTCCAGCTGATGGTCATGGAGAAGGCCTCCTCGGCCCCGTCCCTGGCCTCCTCGGCCAACCAGGCCGCCTTCAACCTGGCCAACGCCGGCGGCGCCTGGATCGGCGGCCTCGCGCTGGCCGCGGGCTTCGGCGTCACCTCCCCGGCCCTGGCCGGTGTGGCCCTGGCCGTCCTCGGCCTGGCCGTGGCGTCGCTGGCCTACGCGGTGGACCGGCGCCGGGCTCCGGTCGCCGGGCGCGAGCGGATCGTGGCGAGCCACGTCCCGCAGGGGGCGGAAGCGGTGCACCACTGA
- a CDS encoding ABC transporter permease encodes MSAVTVNDAATDARIPLRGHLRHTGALIRRNLLWIRKDPESMADALLMPVIFTLLFVFVFGGSIGQALGGGQDRYVQYVIPGMIAMMSMTLSQGVGTGFSQDFNSGVMDRFRSLPIGRGSVLFAKISVELLRMLFATAVLMIVAVAVGFEITNWPGLLATVALSTAFASSIMWVFLTLGVILKNAQSVQAMGFLVLFPLQFGSSIFAPTTSMPGWLQAFTDYNPLSTLADAARGLMVGGPVAHDLWVTLGWSAVITAVMAPVAIHKFRTKN; translated from the coding sequence ATGAGCGCCGTCACCGTCAACGACGCCGCCACGGACGCCCGTATCCCGCTGCGCGGCCATCTGCGCCACACCGGGGCCCTGATCCGCCGCAACCTGCTGTGGATCCGCAAGGACCCGGAGTCGATGGCCGACGCACTGCTGATGCCGGTCATCTTCACCCTGCTGTTCGTGTTCGTCTTCGGCGGCTCGATCGGGCAGGCGCTGGGCGGCGGGCAGGACCGGTACGTGCAGTACGTGATCCCGGGCATGATCGCGATGATGAGCATGACGCTGTCCCAGGGCGTCGGCACGGGCTTCAGCCAGGACTTCAACTCCGGTGTCATGGACCGGTTCCGGTCCCTGCCGATCGGGCGCGGCTCAGTGCTGTTCGCGAAGATCTCGGTGGAACTGCTGCGGATGCTGTTCGCCACCGCCGTGCTGATGATCGTCGCCGTGGCGGTCGGGTTCGAGATCACGAACTGGCCGGGGCTGCTCGCGACCGTGGCCCTGTCCACGGCGTTCGCCTCGTCGATCATGTGGGTGTTCCTCACCCTGGGCGTGATCCTGAAGAACGCGCAGTCCGTACAGGCGATGGGCTTCCTGGTGCTGTTCCCGCTGCAGTTCGGCTCGTCGATCTTCGCGCCGACCACGTCGATGCCGGGCTGGCTGCAGGCGTTCACCGACTACAACCCGCTGTCGACGCTCGCGGACGCCGCGCGCGGACTGATGGTGGGCGGGCCGGTCGCGCACGACCTGTGGGTGACGCTCGGCTGGTCGGCGGTGATCACGGCGGTGATGGCGCCCGTAGCGATCCACAAGTTCCGTACGAAGAACTGA
- a CDS encoding endonuclease/exonuclease/phosphatase family protein: MAQQAYMTETDNGGSGPEHRGTRLRRLLDRLAGSWRGDPRIWRRGLVVAACAVLLALVMVLHSRIPNTIGNLGSLTETFLPWLGLLVPVLLVLALVRRSATALIAVVLPSVVWLNLFGGQLSDKTATGGDLTVVTHNVNADNPDPAGTARDVADSGADVLALEELTPAAVPTYEKALAPTYRYHSVQGTVGVWSKYPLSGVRDVDLDMGWTRAMRATVTAPSGQVAVYVAHLPSVRVKMEAGFTARQRDRSADYLGEAIAHEPLRNVVLLGDLNGTMNDRALNAVTSQMRSTQGAAGNGFGFSWPASFPMARIDQIMVRGLKPESSWTLPQTGSDHLPVAARVRVTTSDS, from the coding sequence ATGGCGCAGCAGGCGTACATGACGGAGACGGACAACGGCGGCTCGGGGCCCGAGCACCGGGGAACCCGGCTTCGGCGCCTGCTCGACCGGCTGGCGGGCTCCTGGCGGGGCGACCCGCGGATCTGGCGGCGCGGACTGGTCGTCGCCGCGTGCGCGGTCCTGCTGGCCCTGGTCATGGTGCTGCACTCGCGCATTCCGAACACCATCGGCAACCTGGGCAGTCTCACCGAGACGTTCCTGCCCTGGCTGGGACTCCTCGTCCCGGTGCTGCTCGTCCTCGCCCTGGTCCGCAGGTCCGCGACCGCGCTGATCGCGGTGGTGCTGCCGTCCGTGGTCTGGCTGAACCTCTTCGGCGGCCAGCTCAGCGACAAGACCGCGACCGGCGGCGACCTCACGGTGGTCACGCACAACGTCAACGCGGACAACCCCGACCCGGCCGGCACCGCCCGTGACGTGGCCGACTCCGGCGCGGACGTGCTGGCCCTGGAGGAGCTGACGCCGGCCGCCGTCCCGACGTACGAGAAGGCGCTGGCGCCGACGTACCGCTACCACTCCGTGCAGGGGACGGTCGGCGTGTGGAGCAAGTACCCGCTGAGCGGCGTGCGGGACGTCGACCTCGACATGGGCTGGACGCGCGCCATGCGCGCCACCGTGACCGCACCGTCCGGGCAGGTCGCGGTCTACGTCGCCCATCTGCCGTCGGTGCGCGTGAAGATGGAGGCCGGCTTCACGGCCCGCCAGCGCGACCGGAGCGCCGACTACCTCGGCGAGGCCATCGCCCACGAACCGCTGAGGAACGTCGTCCTGCTCGGCGACCTGAACGGCACGATGAACGACCGCGCGCTCAACGCCGTCACCTCCCAGATGCGTTCCACGCAGGGCGCGGCCGGCAACGGGTTCGGCTTCAGCTGGCCGGCGTCGTTCCCGATGGCGCGCATCGACCAGATCATGGTGCGGGGCCTGAAGCCGGAGAGCTCGTGGACCCTCCCGCAGACGGGCAGCGACCATCTGCCGGTCGCGGCTCGTGTGAGGGTCACCACAAGCGATTCCTGA
- a CDS encoding TetR/AcrR family transcriptional regulator, translating to MSLAERHTPPDGPARGRPRSEAVERAIIEGVMRLLEEGVPLAELSIERIARTAGVGKATIYRRWSGKEELFVDVVRAAEPPDPPLPGTSMRDDLVVLLEQVRRRGLANRSSAILHSVQAQMKSSPKLWAAYHATVVAPRRRLGLEVLRRGRENGELRTDLDLELLNDIFVGPMLLRAVLHTDADLPDDLAEQVVDTLLEGLRPVSSEPHRPG from the coding sequence GTGAGCCTCGCCGAACGGCACACCCCGCCCGACGGTCCCGCGCGGGGCCGCCCCAGAAGCGAGGCCGTCGAGCGCGCCATCATCGAGGGCGTGATGCGGCTCCTGGAGGAGGGCGTGCCCCTCGCGGAGCTGTCCATCGAGCGCATCGCGCGCACCGCGGGCGTCGGCAAGGCCACCATCTACCGCCGCTGGAGCGGCAAGGAGGAACTCTTCGTCGACGTCGTACGCGCGGCCGAGCCGCCGGACCCGCCGCTCCCCGGCACCTCGATGCGCGACGACCTCGTGGTCCTGCTGGAACAGGTGCGCCGGCGCGGCCTGGCCAACCGCTCCTCGGCGATCCTGCACAGCGTGCAGGCCCAGATGAAGAGCAGTCCGAAACTCTGGGCGGCGTACCACGCCACCGTCGTCGCCCCGCGCCGCCGGCTCGGCCTGGAGGTGCTGCGCCGCGGCCGGGAGAACGGCGAACTGCGCACGGACCTCGACCTCGAACTGCTGAACGACATATTCGTCGGCCCGATGCTCCTCCGCGCTGTGCTGCACACCGACGCCGACCTCCCCGACGACCTCGCCGAGCAGGTCGTCGACACCCTCCTCGAAGGCCTACGCCCCGTCAGTTCCGAGCCCCACCGGCCCGGCTGA
- a CDS encoding haloacid dehalogenase type II, translating to MAAIRDIEVVVFDVLGTMVDEPGGLRSAVREATGLSGRTATDELVALWRRHCEQEQERVRQGQRPYASTEVLDAEAARLVARHAGVTDPGAVARLATAGRRLPAWGDSAAGLERLSRRYPVMGLSNAGRTALLHLNAHAGLRWHRALSAEAVPAYKPAPEVYRLALDSAGCPPERVLMVAAHAWDLRGAQAAGMRTAYVHRPAGDPPTGSDDFDGRFDGLVDLVDALTGSRTTEAVE from the coding sequence ATGGCGGCGATCCGCGACATCGAGGTCGTCGTCTTCGACGTCCTGGGCACCATGGTCGACGAACCCGGCGGGCTTCGGTCGGCGGTACGGGAAGCGACCGGCCTGTCCGGCCGGACGGCCACCGACGAGCTCGTCGCCCTGTGGCGGCGGCACTGCGAGCAGGAGCAGGAACGCGTCCGGCAGGGACAACGCCCGTACGCGAGCACGGAGGTGCTCGACGCCGAGGCCGCCCGGCTGGTGGCCCGGCACGCCGGGGTGACCGACCCGGGGGCCGTCGCGCGGCTCGCCACGGCGGGGCGGCGGCTGCCCGCGTGGGGCGACTCCGCCGCCGGGCTGGAGCGGCTCTCGCGGCGGTACCCCGTGATGGGGCTGTCCAACGCCGGCCGCACGGCCCTGCTCCACCTCAACGCGCATGCCGGGCTGCGCTGGCACCGAGCACTGTCGGCAGAGGCCGTTCCGGCCTACAAGCCGGCGCCCGAGGTCTACCGGCTCGCCCTCGACAGCGCCGGATGCCCACCCGAACGCGTGCTGATGGTCGCCGCCCACGCCTGGGACCTGCGCGGTGCGCAGGCGGCCGGCATGCGCACCGCCTACGTCCACCGGCCGGCCGGGGATCCGCCGACGGGCTCAGACGACTTCGACGGGCGGTTCGACGGACTGGTGGACCTGGTCGATGCGCTGACGGGCAGTCGGACGACAGAGGCGGTCGAGTAG
- a CDS encoding ArsR/SmtB family transcription factor: MADDLFKALADPTRRTILDELAEQSGQTLFEICSRLSMKHRLGISRQAVSQHLAVLEAAGLVETRREGRYKFHDLNTAPLRQITERWPVPDPSRPEESPS, encoded by the coding sequence GTGGCCGATGACCTTTTCAAAGCCTTGGCCGACCCCACCCGTCGCACCATCCTCGACGAGCTCGCGGAGCAATCCGGGCAGACCCTGTTCGAGATCTGCTCGCGACTGAGCATGAAGCACCGGCTCGGCATCTCGCGCCAGGCGGTCTCCCAGCACCTCGCGGTGCTGGAGGCCGCCGGGCTCGTCGAAACGAGGCGGGAGGGCCGCTACAAGTTCCACGACCTCAACACGGCCCCGCTCCGGCAGATCACCGAGCGATGGCCGGTGCCCGACCCCTCCCGACCGGAAGAGAGCCCGTCATGA
- a CDS encoding VOC family protein, producing MKIHLTSVFVDDQAKALRFYTEVLGFVKKYDVPLGETDRWLTVVSPEEPGGTELLLEPAGHPAVKPYRDALGADGIPLAQFAVADVRAEYERLSGLGVRFTQEPVEMGPVTTAVFDDTCGNLIQIATQPE from the coding sequence ATGAAGATCCATCTGACCAGCGTCTTCGTCGACGACCAGGCCAAGGCCCTCCGCTTCTACACCGAGGTCCTCGGCTTCGTGAAGAAGTACGACGTCCCCCTGGGCGAGACGGACCGGTGGCTGACCGTCGTCTCCCCCGAGGAGCCCGGCGGCACGGAACTGCTCCTGGAGCCCGCCGGCCACCCGGCCGTCAAGCCCTACCGTGACGCGCTCGGCGCCGACGGCATCCCGCTGGCCCAGTTCGCCGTCGCCGACGTCCGGGCCGAGTACGAGCGCCTGAGCGGCCTCGGCGTCCGCTTCACCCAGGAGCCCGTGGAGATGGGCCCCGTCACCACGGCCGTCTTCGACGACACCTGCGGCAACCTGATCCAGATCGCGACCCAGCCGGAGTAA
- a CDS encoding ATP-binding cassette domain-containing protein produces the protein MTRIDTQTSGAAVTVRGLVKHYGETKALDGVDLEVREGTVMGVLGPNGAGKTTLVRILSTLLQADSGQATVAGYDVVRQPRQLRRVIGLTGQYASVDEKLSGWENLYMIGRLLDLPRKEARARADRLLERFSLTEAAKRPAATYSGGMRRRLDLAASMIGRPAVLFLDEPTTGLDPRTRNEVWDEVKRMVGDGVTVLLTTQYMEEAEQLASELTVVDRGQVIAGGAIEALKAKVGGRALRIRTADPTHLRPLAGTLDELGITGLATTTVDTDRGDVLVPILSDEQLTAVVGAVTARGITLSSITTELPSLDEVFLSLTGHRASAPQDAMPAEDLQEAAV, from the coding sequence ATGACGCGAATCGACACACAGACCAGCGGCGCCGCTGTCACCGTGCGGGGGCTGGTGAAGCACTACGGGGAGACCAAGGCACTGGACGGGGTCGACCTGGAGGTGCGGGAGGGCACCGTGATGGGGGTGCTCGGGCCGAACGGGGCCGGGAAGACCACCCTGGTACGGATCCTGTCCACCCTGCTGCAGGCCGACTCGGGGCAGGCCACCGTGGCCGGGTACGACGTCGTACGGCAGCCGCGGCAGCTGCGGCGGGTGATAGGGCTCACGGGCCAGTACGCGTCCGTGGACGAGAAGCTCTCGGGCTGGGAGAACCTGTACATGATCGGGCGGCTGCTCGATCTGCCCCGCAAGGAGGCCCGCGCCCGTGCCGACAGGCTGCTGGAGCGCTTCTCGTTGACCGAGGCGGCCAAGCGGCCGGCGGCGACGTACTCCGGGGGGATGCGGCGCCGGCTGGACCTGGCCGCGTCGATGATCGGCCGGCCGGCCGTGCTCTTCCTCGACGAGCCGACCACCGGCCTCGACCCCCGCACCCGCAACGAGGTGTGGGACGAGGTCAAGCGCATGGTCGGCGACGGGGTCACCGTGCTGCTCACGACCCAGTACATGGAGGAAGCCGAGCAGCTCGCCTCGGAGCTGACGGTCGTCGACCGCGGCCAGGTCATCGCGGGGGGTGCGATCGAGGCGCTGAAGGCGAAGGTCGGCGGCCGGGCGCTGCGGATCCGCACCGCCGATCCCACCCACCTGCGGCCCCTCGCGGGCACCCTGGACGAGCTGGGGATCACCGGGCTCGCCACCACCACGGTCGACACCGACCGGGGCGACGTCCTCGTGCCGATCCTCAGCGACGAGCAGCTGACGGCCGTGGTCGGCGCGGTCACCGCGCGCGGCATCACGCTCTCCTCCATCACCACCGAACTGCCCAGCCTGGACGAGGTGTTCCTGTCCCTCACCGGCCACCGTGCCAGTGCCCCGCAGGACGCCATGCCCGCCGAAGACCTCCAGGAGGCCGCCGTATGA
- the panB gene encoding 3-methyl-2-oxobutanoate hydroxymethyltransferase gives MTQLPAAQTAQMKPSGNGRALYGGKGTRRITVRDIAAAKERGEKWPMLTAYDAMTASVFDEAGIPVMLVGDSAGNCHLGYETTVPVTLDEMTMLSAAVVRGTSRALIVGDLPFGSYQEGPVQALRSATRLVKEAGVQAVKLEGGERSHDQIRLLVESGIPVMAHIGLTPQSVNAMGYRVQGRGEEAAQQLLRDAKAVQDAGAFAVVLELVPAELAAEVTRVLHIPTVGIGAGPETDAQVLVWTDMLGLTGGRVPKFVKQYANLREVMGDAVKAFADEVVGGTFPQEENSVH, from the coding sequence ATGACGCAGCTTCCGGCTGCCCAGACTGCTCAGATGAAGCCCTCCGGCAACGGCAGGGCGCTGTACGGAGGCAAGGGCACCCGCCGTATCACCGTGCGCGACATCGCCGCCGCCAAGGAGCGCGGCGAGAAGTGGCCGATGCTCACCGCGTACGACGCCATGACCGCGTCCGTCTTCGACGAGGCCGGGATCCCGGTGATGCTCGTCGGCGACTCGGCGGGCAACTGCCACCTCGGGTACGAGACGACCGTGCCCGTCACCCTCGACGAGATGACGATGCTGTCGGCGGCGGTCGTACGGGGCACCTCGCGCGCCCTGATCGTCGGCGACCTGCCCTTCGGCTCCTACCAGGAGGGCCCGGTGCAGGCGCTGCGCTCGGCGACCCGGCTGGTGAAGGAGGCGGGCGTGCAGGCCGTGAAGCTGGAGGGGGGCGAGCGGTCGCACGACCAGATCCGGCTGCTCGTCGAGTCCGGCATCCCGGTCATGGCGCACATCGGCCTGACCCCGCAGTCGGTCAACGCCATGGGCTACCGCGTGCAGGGGCGCGGGGAGGAAGCGGCCCAGCAGCTGCTGCGGGACGCGAAGGCCGTGCAGGACGCGGGCGCGTTCGCGGTGGTGCTTGAGCTGGTCCCCGCGGAGCTGGCCGCCGAGGTGACGCGCGTGCTGCACATCCCGACCGTGGGGATCGGGGCGGGCCCCGAGACCGACGCGCAGGTGCTGGTGTGGACCGACATGCTGGGTCTGACCGGCGGGCGGGTGCCGAAGTTCGTGAAGCAGTACGCGAACCTGCGTGAGGTCATGGGCGACGCGGTGAAGGCGTTCGCCGACGAGGTCGTCGGTGGGACGTTCCCGCAGGAGGAGAACTCCGTCCACTAG
- a CDS encoding MFS transporter, with product MTTPADPAAPTGPRVPEAVHRRRWAILGVLMLSLLIVVLDNSILNVAIKTISTAAPTGLGATQSQLEWAINAYTLVFAGLLFTAGLLGDRLGRKKVLLGGLAVFGIGSALAAFSGSPGQLITFRAVMGLGAAFVMPATLAVLMNVFEREEQPKAIGIWAGGVGLAVAIGPITGGVLLDHFWWGSVFLVNVPIVVVALALMLWLVPDSRDPHPGRVDPVGVVLSVLGLVLLVYGIIKGGQLADFTDATVLATIGAGLAVLVAFVVFEKRSDHPSIDVTYFKDKVFSAAIAAIALVFFALMGVTFFSVFYTQSVRGYSPLQTGLLMLPLAAAQLIFAPRARLVVDRFGNRVTTTAGMVVIAAMLAAFATLDGDTPIWILEVIFFLMGAGMAHIMTPVSVVIMQALPREKAGSASALSNTFRQVGGALGIAVLGSVLSTAYRTGIEDKLGVLPPALRHTAGESIEATLGVADKLGPRGEALVAPAYDAFLHAMHITALWGAGIALIGAVVVALFLPGRPPSPHRAQGDKELSHTGS from the coding sequence ATGACTACTCCTGCCGACCCGGCCGCCCCCACCGGCCCGCGCGTACCGGAAGCGGTGCACCGGCGCCGCTGGGCGATCCTCGGCGTGCTGATGCTGAGCCTGCTGATCGTCGTGCTCGACAACTCGATCCTGAACGTCGCCATCAAGACGATCTCCACCGCGGCCCCCACCGGCCTCGGCGCCACGCAGAGCCAGCTGGAGTGGGCCATCAACGCCTACACCCTCGTCTTCGCCGGCCTGCTGTTCACCGCCGGGCTGCTCGGCGACCGGCTGGGCCGCAAGAAGGTGCTGCTCGGCGGTCTCGCCGTGTTCGGCATCGGCTCGGCGCTCGCCGCGTTCTCCGGCTCGCCGGGCCAGCTGATCACCTTCCGGGCCGTGATGGGCCTGGGTGCCGCCTTCGTGATGCCCGCCACCCTGGCCGTCCTCATGAACGTGTTCGAGCGCGAGGAGCAGCCCAAGGCCATCGGCATCTGGGCGGGCGGCGTCGGCCTCGCCGTCGCCATCGGCCCGATCACCGGCGGCGTCCTGCTCGACCACTTCTGGTGGGGCTCGGTCTTCCTGGTCAACGTGCCGATCGTGGTGGTCGCGCTCGCGCTGATGCTCTGGCTGGTGCCGGACTCCCGCGATCCGCACCCGGGCCGGGTCGATCCCGTCGGTGTCGTGCTGTCCGTCCTCGGCCTGGTGCTGCTCGTCTACGGCATCATCAAGGGCGGCCAGCTCGCCGACTTCACCGACGCGACCGTGCTGGCGACCATCGGCGCCGGCCTCGCCGTGCTCGTCGCCTTCGTCGTGTTCGAGAAGCGCAGCGACCACCCGTCGATAGACGTCACGTACTTCAAGGACAAGGTCTTCTCGGCCGCCATCGCCGCCATCGCGCTGGTCTTCTTCGCGCTGATGGGCGTGACCTTCTTCTCCGTCTTCTACACGCAGAGCGTGCGCGGCTACTCGCCGCTGCAGACCGGTCTGCTGATGCTGCCGCTGGCCGCCGCCCAGTTGATCTTCGCGCCGCGCGCCCGGCTGGTGGTCGACCGCTTCGGCAACCGGGTCACGACCACGGCCGGCATGGTCGTCATCGCCGCCATGCTGGCCGCCTTCGCCACCCTGGACGGGGACACACCCATCTGGATCCTGGAAGTGATCTTCTTTCTCATGGGTGCCGGCATGGCGCACATCATGACGCCGGTCAGCGTCGTCATCATGCAGGCTCTGCCCCGCGAGAAGGCCGGCTCCGCCTCCGCGCTCAGCAACACCTTCCGGCAGGTCGGCGGCGCCCTCGGTATCGCCGTCCTCGGTTCGGTGCTGTCCACGGCGTACCGCACGGGCATCGAGGACAAGCTCGGCGTCCTGCCCCCGGCCCTGCGGCACACCGCCGGGGAGTCCATCGAGGCCACGCTCGGCGTCGCGGACAAACTGGGCCCGCGGGGCGAGGCCCTCGTCGCCCCGGCCTACGACGCGTTCCTGCACGCGATGCACATCACCGCCCTGTGGGGCGCGGGCATCGCCCTGATCGGCGCGGTCGTCGTGGCGCTGTTCCTGCCGGGCAGGCCGCCGTCGCCCCACCGGGCGCAGGGGGACAAGGAGTTGTCGCACACGGGTTCGTAG